In Paralichthys olivaceus isolate ysfri-2021 chromosome 12, ASM2471397v2, whole genome shotgun sequence, the genomic window aacagtgctgCTTGAGTGGTGTCATCCAACTTTCCACAAGCCCAGatattcatataatatatatatatatatatataactttggctgaaacactgtttacccctgaaactcccaAAGTGtattgtggactcaaacacttcgcccacccctccatcagcatagtagATATTTGATTATGAGTGAAGGtttattttttggtgaactatcccttaaagACCTGCAGATAATATTATCACATACTTAAGGCCTGAAATTCAGAATATGGAATTTTAGAGGTTTGTTAGCTGTCAATTGGCAGTTGAAAGCATGTTCCTGTGGCCACGTCCGCTGTTGTCAAGCCACTGTTCTTCAGCAAGTATGTCCTTTGGACAGAATAAATTGAAGTCCCGTTAAGAGCAACAAAAATGGTTTGCCTCGAAAAgggtatgtatgtatatgtttttgtgtcattgtttttatccatgtgttattttcatcattacATAATCGACAATAATGTTAAACCTAAAAGAATGACATGAAGTCAAAACCAGAACTGCCACTGCAGAACCACAGCATTGTTAGTCTGTAGTGTTTTACTCCTGCAGGGATGATAAAATGGTTGCAGAAGTGATGTGACGATGACATCATTCCTACCATATGACCATGAATGATTTTTTGATCTATAAAATTGTCTATCGTACTATAAGATGCAAAGATACCtaataaaatgcattattttaAACAAGGCATTACGCAAACGTCTGACCTCTTCATGATGTCACTAATCACGTGACATAATATGATGGGGAATATTTTTCTGATCAATATAAGCTTCAGATTGTTTTTCAATTATTTGCATAGGTATCCTGCAAAATGGGTCTTTCCAaccttatttttttctttaccttgacttttgacttattaatgcacacacacactttgacaaaAACATTAAGATAGAACAAATAAAAGGGGAACATCAAAGCTTAACCAACCTGCACAGTCACCACTGAGAAGACCTATAGTCGGGTCGACTACACTGAGGTCCAGAGAGCAAATGCCACCAAACACCAGTTTGATCAGGCTGCCTTTCACACTGTcaggcagcagagagagcaggaagagaggCAGGTAGGCCACATAGCGCATGTGACACAGTACAGGGGTCATGACCTTCCCCTGAGGGGTCTGAACCATGCGCTCAATGGTTGGAAACAGCATGACAGCCTTCAGAACCTGTATCAAATAAAAGAGGGACAATTGTTGGTGGTGAAAGAGTCACTTTGAGACCAGAACTTGTAAATAATGGAAACTCCCTGAATAGAAAAAGGGAGTTTTgatgtaatttaattttcttccttttaaGACAGATGGATGTTTCAGAAGCATCATTAGACGGACTTGGTGATGAACAGTGATTAACCTTGAGTTCAGGGTCTCTCTTCATCATTTCTAGAATAATGTAGCAGCCGATGGAGTGCCCAACTAGGACCAAGCTGGTCTCTCTAGGAACATGTTTCCTGAGGAAGTCCAGCTTGTGTTCAATTTGTCCATTCAGACCAAACACATCCCGCTCTGCTGCCAAGGAGGCATCTgttcaaaacaaagacaaggtATAAGCATGTGTTGTATATATCCCTCAACCCACCACCCACTTCTCGTACAATTAGTGCATATCAGTGTTGAAGTACATATACTTTCAAAGAATCATAAGTTATTTGTTAAGAGTCCAGAGATTCACCTGTAAAAGAGGAATTCAGAGTGATACATTTCTCTcgacagctgttttcagacatgaactctggagaatttcTGCTCAATGGGGCccggagtttgtctttcacacatgacaaacgcagcaggagattctctgctcagatgttTTTACTACAACTCAAAAGTCTCTGGagcattcaggcgaggggtggccCAGCATGCAGTAGACAGGACTTtacatattaattctgctgtaCAGATCGCGTGTTTTTTGCTCACCAGTGTCaacccttatcaccaaaagctctggaatctctttttttttttcaagttcatatctttgtctgtgtctgctacacgtatggctcctcttttcaACCTgagattatttttgtgtttttcagtatTGCATCTGCCtagtgttagaaacgtcatcaatgTGCTCCCTCTCTTGTGGTCAatcctctggataatctcctgctgttttctcacatgggctcattccaACATTATCAACGTGTTCACTAGGggactggcaggagaaacttCAAAGAAAGTCTGGGGTCTCTCACCTGAACATTTGCGCTCTCACATACAGCTCAGCTGGAAATGTAAATAGATTATCCGGTGTccggtgcatgtctgaaagcagcttatatATCATGTTTGGAGTCTGGGTGGCATATTAAATACAGGAAATAAACAGGACCTGTATACCCTGCCTCAGCTGCTCAGCCATTACATCAGATACAACTCCAACAAATGACTCCTTAATACctctcccaccctctctcttcctctctctccctcttttcatcAAATATAATTGTTTAGATCAGTGCGCAAACTTGAAAGGAATCAATACCTTCTACCATGTCCATGGAGTCTGGAGGTACACAGTGACCTGCATGACTTACAGCCCACACTGGGTGGTGGTACCCAAacatgctatgaagtgttagcATGAAGGTTCTGTAGTAGCCCACGATGCCAGGATTTCCTGTatggaagaggaaaacataactGTATATTTTACACTTGATTTGTTGCAATATAAAGAGTCATTGTGAGTAAATGGTGTTACACTGTGAAAGATGTGATTAATTCCTCAAGATACTCTTACAATGCACAAGAAATGTTTAGTTAAGGCAGTGGGAAACATCTACAAAAAGTGttcaattctattttatttgtatagcgccaaatcataatatacattatgtcAAGGCagtttacatagaaggtcaagaccttaaaggtccagtgtgtaagatttaggtcaaagggaactattgtcaaagatttaatgtagaatagtcctcatgatgttttcattagtttgtttcatctaaattgtatgaatttcatttaaatactttatatttacgtcgaggggaccctctctacggaggccgccatgttttttacattagtccagactggacaaactaaacaccttttgagtttttatgacaactgaaggcttctataagttatttttcatgtttggaaggggaaggtgaggtgaggggtgttcagcaacatgcagtttcaacactagatatcacaaactgtacctttaagacaaGACCTTGCTGCTGGCAAGGTTTTCAAGTATAAATGTTACTGGTCGTCAGCGTCATGTTGTTACATTTCGTTCAAACTGTCACTCTcacctttattttcaaaaacctCCAAAATCCATTACAAATAAGATTCTTAAGCAATAATCAATTTAAGAGGAGCTGCTCTTTTAACAAAGGACAGCAAAAACATGTGGCttatttaaaccttttttcaACTTCATTCTCAATGGGAACTGGTAACAGCTACATGTTGTTACTAACACACGCCTCTGGATCTCTCTTATGAAGCTGCAGGTGCTCAGTGatgcagcattacacaaaaatatgacAGAGCGGACACATTCATGTAATTCTAACATTTTCATTCTTAGATATATGATaatctggttttaaaaatgaaaatagaaaagtgCACCTTCAAGACCAATAGTTCAAATTTATCAATGACAGTAACTCTgtcagacacattttcaaagCTAATCAAATCATACTCTATATCTACTCTTATCTCTATAATTATTTATGGTATTTCCTTgtcagtattttttttgtttacctATTATATGTACATCACTCAACTGCAAGGCACTTTTACAAGTAGTGTTATGGCATAATGGATGAATGACAGGTTGCTTAAAGAGTTAGCAAACAACTTGTCACAGCTCAGGCCGCTCCTCTcctgttttccctttttctctctgctcccctcctattctcctcctcccctgtgtgtgcatgtgtgagtgtgaccgTGGCAGCCCTGGCATGAGTTCCACACCTGGTCTCAATCACCTCATGCGAAGCCTTACACAAAAATCGTGTCAATCGGCCGATTTAAACTTTTTCTAGAGAAAGCTATTatgttgtatgtatgtatgtatgttccCAGTACCATCTTCTATTGCTCCCTTTTTCCTTCTACGCCCCAGGATCGCCAAAGCCAACCTGCCTGCCTATCTCAGCTCACAGGATAACCTGCTCTGTCTCAACCCGCCACCAGCTTGCTAACTGCCTGCATCAGCGCTTTATAAAGGAGACTCTTGTTTCACTCACAAACCAATCCCTTTCTGTGTCTGCTTTCAGGTCCAGTTCCAAAACGAAGCATAACACAACTGGTCACAATGAGGCTAATTATATGATCATTATCACTAAATATTAGTCTGACTCACCTGGAATAACAAGAAATAGGAGTTTGTGTCCAGAATGTAACTGACGGGAGCCAAATTTAAGGACCTCCGTGTTAGCTCCACAGCAGTAGAGGAAGTCGGTCTGTGGTTGATCCCTGCTGTCTGTCACCATGTTTTCCATCTCATCAGCTTGAATACAAAGAAGGGAAAAATCTGAAAGCCAATGGACATCTGATCAGTTAACTTTAAAAGTCACATGTTAATGCACTGTTAAGGAGCTTCAATCATCACCTACATGGTGAATACATTTTATCAGATCTAATAAAGAGGTGCTGTTGTAATTATGTATGAACACATTCTTATACAGCAGCCTTTAGTAACAACTGCAGTTTGTCAGCAGTGTCCACAGGTGATGCGTTTGTCAGGGTTACAAAGTGAGACCAAGTTACACTAATGTGTGAAACTGACTTTTGAACTGAGGTGCGACTGACAAGGCTTGCCCTCTGTGGACTTTATGTTGATAACTGACTGTCTGTTATGCTTGTTCCCCTTGAAAATAAACCAACCAATAGTGTTTTTAGTGATAAAGTGTGGGTACACCTGTACAACAAAGTGAACTCCCCTACTGCAGCTAATATTACTTTCAAAGACAATGATTAGACATTGTATTTGCCCTCCTTTATTGGTTAAATAGTTCCTCCTCTCAGAGAGAAAAGCAATATTTCTCCATATGTTTTAGAATTGTACAGCTATGAACTCTTCCTGGGAAAATTCATAGGAcaatttaacagattttttGCTTTGACTTTCAGTGGAACACTCCTTTTTACCAAAAACACTTTGatattcaaataatattttatcTCAGGAAAGGAAATGGTATTTAAACAGTACTCACTCACTTTGCAAAATATATATCCTCTCAACCTGGACATCCCAAACAAAACTTATTTTCAGATATAGCTAAAGCAAGCAATATAATTATTGCTTGCTGTAGCTACATCTTttccatttaaatatttaaatacacacacaaattaattgAACTGATGGTGCCTGGtttgttagatttttttctttttcatgtatgaatgtgtcattgtaatggtttttggtgtgtgtgtgtgtgtgtgtgtataaaagctCATTTGataataaacaacagaaaaagggATTGGTGCGTTTACGGGCTCCTCTCGGCAATGCATTCCAGTAATTCTAGAAACACACCAGAAGGCTAGCAAATGACAAGTTGGCATTTCAAGATAACGGATATCATTACTGCTGGATCATTTACGCCGAATTAAACAACAGTTGTTCAGTAAAATATACTGAGGTCTAGTTTGCTACTGTGTTAAACTGATGatattttaaatacagtttgGTCTGAGAGTAACACTGACAGTATATTAAATGAGTTAATGACAATATACTGAACGACGTTAGGTCGAATCCCAGTAGCTGTTTCTCTGTCACTGTCTGACATGTGTAATGTTCGATAACAAATGTTTTACCTGTAAATATTGGTGAAAATCCTCAATGACTGGTGTCTCCGGTCTGATCCGTGTGCGAGGACTTCCTGATTTCTGACTTGCTGGATTTTGATTGGTCAGATAGTGGTCGTCTTCTTCTGTTCTCTCTCCGGCAGACTAGGCACCATTTAGTGCATTGCTGCCTCCCACAGGTACAGAACCATCACTGCAGTTTATGTCCTCAGTTTATATCTTGCGATATAAGTTTGTAGTGTTAAGGAAATGCAAgacttctctctccttcttgtACATCCAATCTCCAAGCAGTGTTTTTATAGAAAAGGTTGCAATACCCAATTTGCCTATTTCTATCAATAGCTTTCTCCTTTCTTTGACATAGAGTGAACAATACATCAAAATATGTTGGACAGACTCCAGGACTCCACAGTTGTCACAGTTaccatctctgtgttttctcacaaGCACCATCCCACTTGCTAGTCCGCAATGACCAAGCCTTAATCTTGTCAATTTGATTTCATCAGTTCGAGGCATGGTTATTTTATCGACAGGTTTCATGGACGGTAAATGCTTATCTAAAACATCTCCTAGAAGTGAGCCATTTGTGTCTTTACATTTGCTGCCCCAT contains:
- the ldah gene encoding lipid droplet-associated hydrolase; translation: MENMVTDSRDQPQTDFLYCCGANTEVLKFGSRQLHSGHKLLFLVIPGNPGIVGYYRTFMLTLHSMFGYHHPVWAVSHAGHCVPPDSMDMVEDASLAAERDVFGLNGQIEHKLDFLRKHVPRETSLVLVGHSIGCYIILEMMKRDPELKVLKAVMLFPTIERMVQTPQGKVMTPVLCHMRYVAYLPLFLLSLLPDSVKGSLIKLVFGGICSLDLSVVDPTIGLLSGDCAANAMYMGGQEMKKVLERDNITIKKNLEKLIFYYGTTDHWCPVQYYLDIKQDFPHGDIRLCEKGFRHAFVLDAGREVAKMVAEWIRGDLRT